A region of the Arthrobacter sp. FW306-07-I genome:
CGTCGCCTCGCCGCCGGTGAACTGCTGCACGCTGCCCACAAACCGGCGTTCAATGGTGGCCCTTCCAACGGTGAGCGCGTCCCCGGTCACCGTAATGGCGGGGGTAGAGAGAACCAGGAGGACAGTGATGATGGCGAAGAGCACCAGCGCCGCCGTGTAACCCGCCGCCATGCTGATGGGGGCGAAGACCAGGATGCCCGCTGCGGAGACGCCGGCTGCGATGATCCAGATCCAGGCGTTGGGCCACAGTTTTTCCCTGTAGACAACAGGCTCCCCGGCTGAGGGCGTGCTTGGTACGGATGCGTGCGGGCTTGATTCGGGCATAGCCCAAGCTTTCCACCTTTGGCTGGGTATTTCACCTTGGGCCACCCTGCTCCCGCAACCCTGCCCCGGCCGCCCGTGCCGGCCCCTGGACAGCCCCGCGCCCAAGTGCTGCCTAGGCTCGATTTGGGGGCGCGGGCTAGAGTGAGTGACTGTGACTGATCATCCCGCAACGGTAGACCTTGTCCCGGACGCAGCATCGCCCGCTGCTGCTGCCCCCACCCTGCAGGTGCAGTTGAAGATGCTGGATCCGGAGCTGGAAGCCCCCTCCTACGCGCATCCGGGCGACGCCGGCGCCGACCTTCGCGCCCGGGAGGACGTGGTCCTCTTGCCCGGGGAGCGCAAGCTTGTTCCCACCGGCGTGGCCATTGCACTGCCTGACGGCTTCGTGGCGCTGATCCACCCCCGGTCCGGCCTGGCCACCAAGCATGGCCTCACGATCGTCAATGCTCCCGGCACCGTGGACGCGGGATATCGAGGCGAGATTTCGGTAACCCTGCTGAATACCGATTCGACCCAGCCGATAGAGCTGCGGCGCGGCGATAGAATTGCCCAAATGGTCATCCAGCGGGTGGAGTACGCCCAGTTCATTCCTGTCAGTGACCTGAGCGAATCCGTGCGCGGCACCGGGGGCTTCGGCTCCACCGGCGGGTTCAACGTACCCGGGGCCTGACCCCGGCTGCACCCGCTGCCACGCCAGCACGCACGACGGCGGGACCTCCAGGGCCCGGCCGGCAGGTTTCAGAACTGGCACATTTGAAGAATTAAGGAGTCACCCATGGTCTTTGGGTTCGGCAGGAAAGCAAAGAAGGACGAACCGGCGGAGCCGGTGGAAGAGCTGACGCTCGCGGAGGCCGGCGAAGACGCCCCCGCCCCCGACGCCCGCCGCCAGCACGGCCCGTTCGACGAGTCCGAAATCACCAGCACCGACGGTTTCGTGGACCTGGGCGCCCTGCTGATCACGCCGAGCGAGGGCCTTCAACTCCGGCTCGAAGTGGAAGAGGCAACACAGCGGGTCGTGGCAGTGACCCTTGACCTGAACGGCTCCAGCCTTCAGCTGCAGGCTTTCGCCGCCCCCAAGACGGAGACGCTCTGGGACGAGATCCGCGAACAGATCGGCCAGTCGGTCGGTGCGCAGGGCGGCCAGGTTGAAGAGGTGGAAGGGGCATTCGGTACCGAACTGGTGGCCAAGCTTCCCGCAGGGCTCCCGGACGGAAGCCAGGGCTACCGTGTGGCCCGGTTCATCGGTGTGGACGGCCCCCGCTGGTTCCTGCGCGGCGTCCTGGGTGGACCTGCGGCACTGGAACGCCCCGCTGCGGAACCGCTTGAAGCCCTGTTCCGGCAGGTTGTGGTGGTTCGCGGTGACAGCCCCATGCCGCCGCGTGATCTTTTGCAGCTGCGGCTGCCCAAGGACGCCTCCACTACTCCTCCGCCCGCCGCGCCCACCCTGGAGGAGCCCGAACGTGGTCCAGAAATCACCCAGATCGGCTGATTCCCACCCCGACGAGGCGGCCACGGGACGTGGCGGCCTCACGCCGTTGCGGCAGCTTCCGGACAGGGGACGTGTCCTCTGCCAGGGGCACATCGAATCAGTGACCTTCGTTCCGGCCGACCGGGCCCCCGAGTTCAGCGCCATCGTCACTGAGGACGACGCTGGCCGCCCTGCTACAGGGGTGGGCCGCGGAAGGCCCCCACGGCTCCGGGTTGTCTGGCTGGGCCGGCGGCGCGTGCCGGGCATCCAAGCGGGCGCCGAGATCCGGGTAGAGGGAATGCTGGCCCGCGGCAAGGACGTGCCCACCATCTTCAATCCCCGTTACGAGATACTGTCCCGCCAGGAGAACGAATGAGCGAGCACCAGCCCGAGCAGCCGAACGGCTCTGCAGGCCCCGCCGGGAGGCCGCAGGAGGGAAGGCCGCAGGCTGCAGGACAGTCCCCGGTTGCAGGACAGTCCCCAGTTGCCGGCCTGGCCGCAGAGTATGCAGCCAAGGCCGGACTCCACCGCACCCATGACGGCCGCGTGGACGTCCTGCGCAGCGCCGGGGGAGTGCAGGGCATTGCCGAAAGCATTGTTCCTGGCCTGGTGTTCCTGGTGGCTTTCACCGTCACCCGCGAACTTACGTTGTCCCTGGTGGCGGCCCTGGCATCGGCGGCCGTGTTCACTGTTGTCCGCCTGGTCCAGCGCCGGCCCCTCACCCAGGCCTTGGCCGGCGTGGCAGGCGTCGGCATTTCGGCCTGGTTGGCCAACACCACCGGCAAAGCCGAAGACTTCTACCTGCCGGGCTTCTTCACCAACGCAGCCTACATCCTGGCGATGGTTATCTCGATCGCAGTCAAGTGGCCTGTGGCCGGACTGCTCTTCGGCTTCATCCGGAATGAGGGCGTGGAATGGCGCAAGGATCCGGACCGCGTCAAGGCCTACCGCCTGGGCACCTGGATCATTGTTGCCGTCCTGGCACTCCGGCTCATCGTGCAGGTGCCCCTGTACCTGATGGGCACTGACGGCCTGGCCGCCCTCGCCACCACCCGGTTGATCATGGGTGCACCCCTGTACATCCTCGGGATCTGGGTGGCCTGGCTCGTGACCCGGCCGGCTCCGGCGGAACCCGAAGCCGACCAGGAAAGCTGACCCACCGAAGAAACTGGCACCAGAACGCGCCCCGCGCCGGCACCCAATGTCGGCTGACGCCCAGCACCCGGCACCAAAGGCGGCGCCGGAAACCTAGCCGTCGAAGCCGTCGTCGTCCGTGGCATGCCCGTGGCTGGCGCCGGCGGGCGTGCTGCTGTCCGCCGGCACGTGGCCGGCGTCGATGCTGCCGGGGGCAGAGGAGAGCAGCTCCCGGAGCCGGTCCTCAGCGGCGATGGTGGTGACGAAGAAGAGCTCGTCGCCGCCGTCGATCACGTCGTCCCTGCTGGGGGTGATGGGTGCCTGGTCCCGGAGGATGGCCACCAGGGTGGCGTCCTCGGGCCAGTGGATATCGCCCACCGTCATGCCGATCACGTGCGAATCGTGCGGGACGGTGAATTCCACCAGCGACGCAACCCCGGTCTGCAGCGTCAGGAGCCGGACCAGGTCGCCGATCTCCACCGCCTCCTCCACGAGGGCGGTCATGAGCTGCGGAGTGTTGACAGCGACGTCCACGCCCCAGGAGTCGTTGAACATCCAGTCGTTCTTCGGGTTGTTCACCCGGCCCACGGTGCGGCCTACACCGAACTCCGTTTTCGCCAGCAGGGACACCACCAGGTTGACCTTGTCATCGCCTGTGGCGGAAACCACCACATCGGCGTCCTCCACCTTGGCGCCCTGCAGGGTGGAAAGCTCGCAGGCATCGCCCACCAGCCAATGGGCGCCACGCAGGCCGCTGCGGCCGATCACCTCGGGCTTGAGGTCGATCAGCAGGATCTCGTGCTTGTGCGCCAGCAGTTCCCGGGCGATGGATGAACCGACGCTGCCTGCGCCGACGATAACGACTTTCACTGGTACTCCTTGGCGGGGGCTTTGGCGAGGACCTGGGCGATGTGGGCGCTGCGGTCCACTTGCAGCATGGCGTGCACGGTGTCGCCGTCCTGGTATGCGGTCCCGGCATCGGGAAGGATGCCCTCGCCAAAGCGGGTGAGGTAGGCGACGCGGACATCCGCGGCCTTTTCGATGCTGCTGATCCGGTGCCCGATCCAGCCGGCGTCGAGGTCAAGTTCGGCCAGGACCAGGCGTCCGGACGGTTCACGGAAGTCGCCCGCGAGGTGCTGTTCGGGAAGGATGCGCCGCAGCACCTGGTCCGCGCTCCAGCGGACGGCGGCCACCGTGGGGATGCCCAGGCGCTGGTAGATCTCAGCACGTCCGGGATCGTAGATGCGCGCGACGACATGCGGCACGTGGAAGGTTTCCCGGGCAACCCGCGTTGCAAGGATATTGGAGTTGTCGCCGCTGGAAACGGCAGCGAAGGCATAGGCCTCGCCCACTCCTGCCTGCTTGAGGGTTTCGCGGTCAAAGCCCACTCCGGTGACCTTACGGCCGGTGAAGCCCTGGCGGAGCCGGCGGAAAGCGCGGTCGTCCTGGTCGATGATGGCCACGGAATGCCCGGCATCCTCCAGCGTATGCGCCAGCGTTGCCCCCACCCGGCCACATCCCATGATCACGAAATGCGCCACCGTATCTCCTCTTTATGTATGTCAGGATCGTGCAGCTAGAACTCTACCGGCATGGCCCCCGTTCGGCCCGGCCCGGCCCCGTCATGACATCGCCCGCGAATCAGACTAGCTTTGTGGGGTGTTGACAATACTGAACGCCGTCAAACGCGTGCTGGTGGGCCGCCCTTTCCGGAACGACCGCCTGTCCCATACCCTGCTCCCGAAGAAGATCGCACTTCCGATCTTTGCATCCGACGCCTTGTCCTCCGTGGCCTATGCTCCGGATGAGATCCTGCTGACCCTGGCCCTGGCCGGTGTCAGTGCCGTGGCCATCTCGCCGTTGGTGGGCCTGGCCGTCATGGTGGTGCTGCTCACCGTGGTCGCTTCCTACCGGCAGAACGTACACGCATACCCTTCGGGCGGCGGCGACTACGAGATCGCCAATGAAAACCTCGGCAAGTTCGCCGGCCTGACGGTGGCGTCGGCCCTTCTGGTGGACTACGTCCTGACGGTGGCCGTGTCCATGTCGTCCGCCGCCGCCTACCTCACCACTGCAGTACCGTCGCTGCATGGTGAGCAGGCCGTGATAGCGACCATCGGCGTCGTCATCCTTGCCCTGGTGAACCTGCGCGGCATCAAGGAAGCGGGCAGCGTCTTCGCCGTCCCCACCTATATCTTCATGGCCTCCATCCTTGGCATGACCGCTGTGGGCATGTTCCAGGCCGCAACAGGGCAGCTGGGGGAGGCGCCGTCGGCGGCCTTCACCATCGTCCCGGCGGAGGGCTTCGACCAGGGCCTGGTGGGCCTGGCCGGTGCCTTCCTGCTGCTCCGGGCCTTTTCCTCCGGCGCCGCGGCGCTCACGGGCGTGGAAGCGATCAGCAACGGCGTTCCCAACTTCCGGCACCCCAAGAGCAAGAACGCGGCCACCACGCTGCTGCTCCTGGGCGTCATCGGCGCAGCCATGCTGGCCGGCATCATCTATCTTGCCAACGCCACCAAGGTCCACATTGTGCTGGACCCCGCCACGGAATTCCTGTTGGACGGGAAGCCGCTGCCGGAGGGCTACGTCCAGAACCCTGCCATCTCTCAGATCGCCCAGACCATCTTCGGCGCAGGCAGCATTCCCTTCTATATCGTCGTTGCCGCCACCGGCGTCATCCTGGTGTTCGCGTCCAACACCGCCTTCAACGGCTTCCCCGTGCTGGGCTCCATCCTGGCCCAGGACGGCTACCTGCCCCGCCAGCTCCGCACCCGCGGCGACCGCCTCGCCTTCAGCAACGGTGTGCTGGCCCTCGCCGCCGGCGCCCTGGTGCTCATCATTTCGTTCGACGCCGACGTGACCAAGCTCATCCAGCTCTACATCGTGGGTGTCTTCATCTCCTTCACCCTCAGCCAACTGGGCATGATCCGGCACTGGGGAAGGGAACTGAAACTCGCCAAGGACAAGGCTGTGCGGCGGCGGATGCTGAAGTCACGCACCATCAACACGATCGGTTTCGGCATGACCGGCCTGGTGCTGGTGATCGTCCTCATCACCAAGTTCGAGCAGGGTGCCTGGATCGCCCTGCTGGCCATGTTCGTCCTGTTCCTGATCATGTGGAGCATTCGGGCGCACTACGACAACGTGGCCAAGGAACTCGCGGTGGATGAGGATTCCTCGCCGCGGGCGCTCCCCACCCGGGTGCACGCGGTCCTGCTGGTGTCGCACGTCCGCAAGCCCGTCCTGCGTGCCCTTGCCTACGCCCGTGCTTCCCGGCCGTCGCGGCTTGATGCCATCACGGTGGACATCGACCCGGAGGAAACGGCGCACACCATTTCCGACTGGGACAAGCTCGAAATCCCGGTGCCCCTGACCGTCCTGGCCAGCCCCTACCGGGAAACGGTTACGCCCATCATGGACTACGTCAAGCAGATGCGCCTGGACTCCCCGAGGGACCTCATCGTGGTGTACATCCCCGAATACGTCGTGGGCAAGTGGTGGGAGCAGCTGGTGCACAACCAGACGGCCCTGCGCATCAAGACCCGCCTCCACTTCGAACCGGGCGTCATGGTGGCCAGCGTGCCCTGGCAGCTCAAATCATCCGAAGAAGCCAAGAACCTCCAGGACGTGCAGTGACCAGCAGGACGCCCACAGCCACCCAGCACCAAGTTGGTGAGGCCGGCCACACCGGTGAAGAGGCGGTGCTCGACGTCGGGCCCGTTGCCCACGGCGGGCACTGCGTGGCCCGGCATGAGGGCCGCGTGGTCTTTGTCCGCCACGCCATTCCGGGCGAAAAGGTCCGGGTCCGGCTGACCGATGCGGAGGACGGCGCCAAATTCTGGCGCGCAGATGCCATCGGGGTGCTGGAAGCCTCCCCGGACCGGGTGGAACACTTCTGGCGTCCGGCCGATTCCCTGCGCGCCTGGAGCCATGGCCACCCGCCGGTTGGCGGCGCCGAATTCGGCCACATCGCCCTGGCCCGGCAGCGCAGCCTCAAGGCGGACGTGCTGGCCGAGCAACTCACCCGGCTGGCCGGCTTCGAGCAGGTGCCGTCCGTGTGGACGGGTGGCGTGGAAGCGGTAGGGGACAGGAACGACGGCGGCACGGGCCTTGCGTGGCGCACACGCGCCAGCTTCTCGGTCACCCCCGGCGGCAGGCTGGGGATGCACGCCCACCGCTCCGACCACATCATCCCCGTGCGGGAGATGCCCTTGGCCAGCGAAGCAATCAATGGCCTGGGCCTGTGGAACCTGGACCTGCAAGGGGTGGAGCGCGTTGAGGTAGCCGCCCCCGCCAACGGTTCGCGCCCCCTGGTGCTCCTCGCCCCGGCTCCCGGAACCAAGGAAAAACGGTTGCGGGCCATCGCCGCGGAAGTGCCGGATGAGGCCTCCGTCGCTGCCTTTGATCCGCTGACCGGGCAGGTGACCCAACTCCGGGGACGCACCTGGGTGCAGGAGTCCGCCGTCGGCCACGAATACCGCGTAACCGGCGAAGGCTTCTGGCAGATCCACCGCGACGCGCCCGGGGCCCTTGTGGGGGCCGTCACGGAATTCCTGCGGCAAGGGGACCCCCTGCAAGGGGACTTCCTGCACCC
Encoded here:
- a CDS encoding DUF3093 domain-containing protein, whose protein sequence is MPESSPHASVPSTPSAGEPVVYREKLWPNAWIWIIAAGVSAAGILVFAPISMAAGYTAALVLFAIITVLLVLSTPAITVTGDALTVGRATIERRFVGSVQQFTGGEATAERGTRLNGLAYLCIRGWIDPVVKIEITDPADRTPYWLASTRHPDQLTAALTRR
- the dut gene encoding dUTP diphosphatase → MTDHPATVDLVPDAASPAAAAPTLQVQLKMLDPELEAPSYAHPGDAGADLRAREDVVLLPGERKLVPTGVAIALPDGFVALIHPRSGLATKHGLTIVNAPGTVDAGYRGEISVTLLNTDSTQPIELRRGDRIAQMVIQRVEYAQFIPVSDLSESVRGTGGFGSTGGFNVPGA
- a CDS encoding DUF3710 domain-containing protein, producing MVFGFGRKAKKDEPAEPVEELTLAEAGEDAPAPDARRQHGPFDESEITSTDGFVDLGALLITPSEGLQLRLEVEEATQRVVAVTLDLNGSSLQLQAFAAPKTETLWDEIREQIGQSVGAQGGQVEEVEGAFGTELVAKLPAGLPDGSQGYRVARFIGVDGPRWFLRGVLGGPAALERPAAEPLEALFRQVVVVRGDSPMPPRDLLQLRLPKDASTTPPPAAPTLEEPERGPEITQIG
- a CDS encoding DUF3159 domain-containing protein; amino-acid sequence: MSEHQPEQPNGSAGPAGRPQEGRPQAAGQSPVAGQSPVAGLAAEYAAKAGLHRTHDGRVDVLRSAGGVQGIAESIVPGLVFLVAFTVTRELTLSLVAALASAAVFTVVRLVQRRPLTQALAGVAGVGISAWLANTTGKAEDFYLPGFFTNAAYILAMVISIAVKWPVAGLLFGFIRNEGVEWRKDPDRVKAYRLGTWIIVAVLALRLIVQVPLYLMGTDGLAALATTRLIMGAPLYILGIWVAWLVTRPAPAEPEADQES
- a CDS encoding potassium channel family protein; its protein translation is MKVVIVGAGSVGSSIARELLAHKHEILLIDLKPEVIGRSGLRGAHWLVGDACELSTLQGAKVEDADVVVSATGDDKVNLVVSLLAKTEFGVGRTVGRVNNPKNDWMFNDSWGVDVAVNTPQLMTALVEEAVEIGDLVRLLTLQTGVASLVEFTVPHDSHVIGMTVGDIHWPEDATLVAILRDQAPITPSRDDVIDGGDELFFVTTIAAEDRLRELLSSAPGSIDAGHVPADSSTPAGASHGHATDDDGFDG
- a CDS encoding potassium channel family protein; translated protein: MAHFVIMGCGRVGATLAHTLEDAGHSVAIIDQDDRAFRRLRQGFTGRKVTGVGFDRETLKQAGVGEAYAFAAVSSGDNSNILATRVARETFHVPHVVARIYDPGRAEIYQRLGIPTVAAVRWSADQVLRRILPEQHLAGDFREPSGRLVLAELDLDAGWIGHRISSIEKAADVRVAYLTRFGEGILPDAGTAYQDGDTVHAMLQVDRSAHIAQVLAKAPAKEYQ
- a CDS encoding APC family permease is translated as MLTILNAVKRVLVGRPFRNDRLSHTLLPKKIALPIFASDALSSVAYAPDEILLTLALAGVSAVAISPLVGLAVMVVLLTVVASYRQNVHAYPSGGGDYEIANENLGKFAGLTVASALLVDYVLTVAVSMSSAAAYLTTAVPSLHGEQAVIATIGVVILALVNLRGIKEAGSVFAVPTYIFMASILGMTAVGMFQAATGQLGEAPSAAFTIVPAEGFDQGLVGLAGAFLLLRAFSSGAAALTGVEAISNGVPNFRHPKSKNAATTLLLLGVIGAAMLAGIIYLANATKVHIVLDPATEFLLDGKPLPEGYVQNPAISQIAQTIFGAGSIPFYIVVAATGVILVFASNTAFNGFPVLGSILAQDGYLPRQLRTRGDRLAFSNGVLALAAGALVLIISFDADVTKLIQLYIVGVFISFTLSQLGMIRHWGRELKLAKDKAVRRRMLKSRTINTIGFGMTGLVLVIVLITKFEQGAWIALLAMFVLFLIMWSIRAHYDNVAKELAVDEDSSPRALPTRVHAVLLVSHVRKPVLRALAYARASRPSRLDAITVDIDPEETAHTISDWDKLEIPVPLTVLASPYRETVTPIMDYVKQMRLDSPRDLIVVYIPEYVVGKWWEQLVHNQTALRIKTRLHFEPGVMVASVPWQLKSSEEAKNLQDVQ
- a CDS encoding class I SAM-dependent RNA methyltransferase, which codes for MTSRTPTATQHQVGEAGHTGEEAVLDVGPVAHGGHCVARHEGRVVFVRHAIPGEKVRVRLTDAEDGAKFWRADAIGVLEASPDRVEHFWRPADSLRAWSHGHPPVGGAEFGHIALARQRSLKADVLAEQLTRLAGFEQVPSVWTGGVEAVGDRNDGGTGLAWRTRASFSVTPGGRLGMHAHRSDHIIPVREMPLASEAINGLGLWNLDLQGVERVEVAAPANGSRPLVLLAPAPGTKEKRLRAIAAEVPDEASVAAFDPLTGQVTQLRGRTWVQESAVGHEYRVTGEGFWQIHRDAPGALVGAVTEFLRQGDPLQGDFLHPGAVVADLYAGAGLFTAVLADAVGETGSVLSVEGAPGTSRDARKNLHSAAQVEVVQGRVERVLRQKPRNFDALVLDPPRAGAGKAVVGQLVASQPRAITYVSCDPASFARDLGYFRRSGWELVGLRAFDLYPHTHHLETVALLTPGR